CTGAATAACTCGCTGGACACATAATAAAACGACTCCGGCCTTAACCGGAGTCGTGTCGAAGAAGCGGCAGTGTCACCGCATTCGGGATCGTCCACCTAAGTAGATGGGCGACAACATCAATTGTTTAGAAGTCGATCTCGTCCGGGTCGGGACCGAGACGGTCATGTGTCGCCACGGCATCGATTTTCGCCAAGTCGTCCGCATCGAGCGCAAAGTCGAACACTTCGAAGTTCTCTTGAATGCGGTGCGGTGTGACGGATTTCGGAAGCGCGACATTCCCCGTGTCCAAATGCCAGCGAAGCACGACTTGCGCCGGCGTCTTACCGTGTTTCTCCGCGATTTCAGCGAAAGTCGGGATGTCGAGGAACTTCCCTTGCATGAGCGGGCTCCAAGCCTCAACTTGAATGCCCTCGTCTTGGCAATACTCGACGAGGTCCGGTTGCGGCAGTTGCGGGTGCAACTCGATTTGATTGATGAGGGGCGTCATGAGACCCGCTTCTTTCAACGTTTCGAGATGGTGTTCTTTGAAGTTCGACACCCCGATCGCCTTGATTTTACCGGCCTCATAGAGGTCAATCAAATCTTTCCACGCCTCGACGAACCCGTCGACTGGCCAGTGGAGCAGACAAAGATCTAAATAGTCAGTCTCGAGTCGAGCGAGTGATTCGTCGAACGCTTCTTTCGTCCGGCGCTGGCGAATGTCTTCGTTCCAAATCTTCGACGTCAAAAAGATATCTTCACGAGCGACGCCAGATGTTTGAATCCCTTTGGCGACGCCTTCTTCATTCTTATAAACGGCTGCCGTATCGATATGGCGATATCCGACTTTCAGTGCCTCGGCGACGGCCTGTGGCGCCTCCGTCTCGTTGTCGACTTGCCATACCCCAAAGCCGATCATTGGAATTTTGACACCGTTGCGTAACGTTGCGAGTTGCATACAATCATTCCCCTTTCAAAACTGTTCGAGCTGATTGTATCATACCCGTCATTCTATTTCGAAAAACTAAATCGTCAGACTTTATCGGTGTTTCGGAACACAGACTCAGCGATGGGATAGAGAGACATATC
This sequence is a window from Exiguobacterium mexicanum. Protein-coding genes within it:
- a CDS encoding aldo/keto reductase, with protein sequence MQLATLRNGVKIPMIGFGVWQVDNETEAPQAVAEALKVGYRHIDTAAVYKNEEGVAKGIQTSGVAREDIFLTSKIWNEDIRQRRTKEAFDESLARLETDYLDLCLLHWPVDGFVEAWKDLIDLYEAGKIKAIGVSNFKEHHLETLKEAGLMTPLINQIELHPQLPQPDLVEYCQDEGIQVEAWSPLMQGKFLDIPTFAEIAEKHGKTPAQVVLRWHLDTGNVALPKSVTPHRIQENFEVFDFALDADDLAKIDAVATHDRLGPDPDEIDF